In Vespa velutina chromosome 1, iVesVel2.1, whole genome shotgun sequence, the following proteins share a genomic window:
- the LOC124954234 gene encoding lysosomal-trafficking regulator isoform X3 — MQWRERNVDVNRSEAAAQEEILEEDPNLQELAACDSYDVSSFEDDGRLKTVESEGEDDDEHHHEHLGMSSGSSDKLQILWDHFIHAEPLSYEKSSWLDIFLAELLAQVKEGRDVKDAVSFCSVGGGGVSTLVACELLSDVHELCAKKSEGGELVGLRRYLARDRGWRCLAVLHLLGVRGLSCGRELVALLVALYPVALQEDNSSDKSKESSIHNPYVKLHCNDDSVDTVIIVPHAKRRNIKSISRCVKSYEGNARISRKKSSNRKQGIGIRMASYNNKQKSLGTKTKRNTTKSESSESEFLTDGIDQARSLTLKIRLNPMDFEYFTSVVRSDEEQKWQAALYELPARPAKKIPLDYIDERIKEVLNATMNNFETSFLIIQLLQGLRDYDTPAEQTPAVQVLKFALDTIWSLQFGIDGTGLTRIECATLKAAAARLMLIALERVLRADEPTTAVIHNGLLPMTLRLLEDACTKSIGSDLSPDEGSLLQEFIFATMYGIITFLYCLLHQRSANVDNLSDFFELFRLFAESQDGKLIEKTILAIVSLPSADPTRSVIRAKKIIDMIGALTSGLKRVRRNIAHMSLCHRNKHKFCVDNIQSHHHSDVLGLPYTESIVGVSILEQACCVSSLFMTLTNLLKESYACVPELRIRLLKVTTAAGTCCCFSPKILLSSIVTFLKKRDYSTYNPAVILLERTLFKELGAYPVINNCETCNRPPNYSWEFLEMYKELLTPDDPKLSYIVIAHLLKVTPTSKFQVRQELLVRVFYPTFLKAKTYYNNDKECVAAKFLILSCLSLMSNLIGNMQMWEKFIEMDGLKEVLVLLPDITFTRSVYILLEVAVIMEIWNSNCHEADTLGETEEIALKSLFKFLENETSDLLNILEELEKNQLKESPEISWENENAYGPTKVNVESEEIEIIVQSENSSLEVLEMDNQSCINENVQSKLKNNSKTMIILETSDIITTGKEINLQKASAVWRATAGVALCSPNFRLELSSHPIANEALKLFRSLAINVATDNIHDTNKSAYKLFEALITCCLTCSLCGCDVAMELRKVLMQTGVRLGHGIATIIEALLKVSMLKPAHEQTIPQQPRARLPTMNLDTMPDCGAEDSSTGEYVTADDGYEADIEIPGKSCHSNVTKKSGSIGPVVEPRGHANAHPALCTLAIDLLIHFSKQDLDAERRSIVTNGLRKLAITCRESVSSCAALAGSGVITKMLNGFKDIFTSNDPQYQDLQHAALEVFTLLATQAISSTELDTYLSFFKVKKPPMSLLLEPLYHLVITARPQPNFILSFPVECDTQKILKSQPDENKSLEKAENLVNNFKKKHLSMGICSPWSVHATCLPVGPELTWSVWLLGCSASMWLRVERGFPFNNRGTIMSTAPLLNTNSESLSDWGILSDNWSREGRKTFDLFLGTPAVAGSSSPPTPASIIHLMSIGMEYLVLEIWLDFRSDKLILRLTRPDDKTNRTVSETSISGILPSGRWHHLAINFKDTILNKRSAVIDVVIWIDGWKEINAQLPFDGILVRKPGTTCILLGQIGSTSIGAWYLGNLIVFRYPIFTKERALYLASLGPNFTNLADCILNMAKPDFAPLITSGALNDVREVKFEGGKFDTSRRKSYGGTYLRRAVETKVLENKIDWESVMDATNSQLGELQDALLLSYEAQNPNIVHLYPQAIANPAVVRNLFPGHPGFRVVSAPEHRVSQQPPLSIAPILTTSLECQQYRGLIPAASLMGGVPIFLFLFARVVELNSTEEEQALAFSIVLHLTRSDSELLNQYRAEGGTSLLLRVLESPHCHAGRHMLKAMLDAACDSSILIKDIGSGNPSISQNCEAVITDPELVKGALTAWRTWAKSDTLNLLLQAILLLLRDQHSQREFNAFQLNRVGIVDTILMLCKEHFMYEDLGAILEPSIGSVVVELIRALMGAPPEFEHLVAITDYLVLVHQASETYITHSKHNIYFLLPPLTEGKVNIRKYLTVTSSSSEESIGILENSKLNKALTNVQIQKSKTIKRKERRNDQSKDTSAGEDSGIAASDGSNLQTNEKQSTYIDERKACQGLVCEGLLLLLRDAIRVLPDSQVGPVLKHVLRAEVLLVLANNPDARVRTALIKVIQTYLQRASDEEVNKFIKQKYFLHLANQISLYPGSESLINALENLALRGPTLAAMPPLMAMIAKTAAIESNIAHPIISFITDIIAKNSNALRMILEQGLIECLVQALVATAHRGNSTSLNHDIHVLLVAIATKLLESSGNHQMQAVLELHLILNHMELKEMSECNKCTMCIPVIRDAQVALFDGELDALTAKISTHSGFRLRSTASYLASASYLTTVLTTSSEQSDHGSRSSSYGSLHGTSISVVRETGKGELYDRFRMVLTRAVEFVTAADESPSGNELQLTRRLFSILLHGSCDPLERKNHWSSAWFTKPALRKYTAKLMVWLLGPHQSNNTRIYAVRSLMEEPKAHEILLSLLEVHPQVEQRFTVFFWDLLQRDEMSSADARMCAEFREALRIWDLAKSIEQASPGIWNEELALLRRELMRDRDIWIDANLPAIYRISNRFDGLAKQLTDSAMTITRTVVEEQNRERKVLMERLKHARAMEAQSVEKWRDLAKRLTHERALWHFPESYPCSWELDPTEGPARVRIRLQRCHLDIDERFFLAEHKDKLGVSKIEAPLSYLFSMSRQDINASTLIERLHTSERIRKMSQAKVVTPRAELAGEVLIGETCLYFVPDNPDVPLHTDIALGGLDLAMAGGTAWRLEDIRELHKRRYQLQERAIEIFLITGRTYLLAFNSSKERDEFATELSTCNLPRRIPGDDLGEAIALWRSGALTNWEYITCLNKLAGRSYNDLMQYPVFPFVLSDYINDKIDLNNPKIYRNFKRPMAVQDKKNEQHYINNYNYLKQALSEGLNLIALNQEPFHYGSHYSNSGTVLHFLVRLPPFTSMFLCYQDDNFDIPDRTFHALATTWRLTSCDSTTDVKELIPEFFYLPEFLLNFEGFNFGVRQNGNRVGDVELPKWCGGDARLFILVHRAALEADLVREVLPYWIDLVFGFRQTGRPAVEAINVFHPATYYGFNVEQIADPLERQAWETMVRTYGQTPAQLFRNSHPLPIQNLGTVVASTLIPQVIEGVEGIKWGNYVGAPGNEPVLCWKHKHRTLLSYLIPLATGDVFGLPNCTTLLIGYAKEKGTSMFSGMSVLGAALASWGGNDGIARLKCKKEQPPKPLTKSSGLDPITILASAPDCGQLWTGYLSGKITVHTYNIGTSGKIEFSSIPASVLLAHRNRVTAISLSRVFSIAVSGDGNGVIVIWDLNSLSYIRSIVCDYKYSIHLLSISETLGDIAITYEIFNKADKKDLAVRSELRVYTINARSVGSVLSKSRITALCYSNAPEGVSVNVVATGLDNGVIRLWSSWDLRLVREIINTAKGCGAIIAIAWALDQHHLYAATEDCTVLIWEGSKRLSNGTPKFVNLTSL, encoded by the exons aaatcaTCTTGGCTCGACATATTTTTGGCAGAATTACTTGCTCAAGTGAAGGAAGGCAGAGACGTGAAAGATGCCGTTTCCTTTTG ttCAGTCGGTGGGGGTGGAGTATCTACACTCGTGGCATGCGAATTGCTTTCGGACGTACATGAACTCTGTGCGAAAAAAAGTGAAGGCGGTGAATTGGTCGGCTTGAGAAGATATTTAGCTCGAGATCGTGGCTGGCGTTGTTTAGCAGTCTTGCATTTGTTGGGTGTACGTGGATTATCGTGTGGTCGTGAGCTTGTTGCACTGTTAGTAGCATTATATCCAGTCGCTCTTCAAGAAGATAATTCTTCAGATAAGTCGAAAGAATCGTCTATTCACAATCCCTACGTTAAGCTTCATTGTAACGACGACTCAGTCGATACGGTGATCATAGTGCCTCACGCTAAGCGAAGAAACATCAAGTCGATAAGTCGTTGCGTTAAAAGTTACGAAGGCAATGCAAggatatcaagaaaaaaaagtagtaaCCGTAAGCAAGGTATCGGCATTAGAATGGCATCgtacaataataaacaaaaatctttGGGAACCAAAACAAAACGTAACACAACGAAAAGCGAGAGCAGCGAGTCGGAATTTCTGACGGATGGTATCGATCAGGCACGTTCATTGACCCTAAAAATACGTTTAAATCCGATGGATTTTGAATACTTCACGTCAGTAGTCAGAAGTGACGAGGAACAGAAATGGCAGGCTGCTCTTTACGAGTTACCTGCACGACCAGCGAAGAAAATTCCTTTGGATTATATAGATGAGAGAATCAAGGAAGTGTTGAATGCAACGATGAATAATTTCGAGACTAGTTTCTTGATCATACAATTGCTTCAAGGATTAAGGGACTATGATACACCTGCTGAACAAACGCCAGCCGTGCAAGTGTTAAAATTTGCTTTGGATACTATTTGGTCTCTACAATTTGGTATCGATGGAACTGGTCTCACTAGGATCGAATGCGCTACTTTAAAGGCCGCTGCTGCGAGATTGATGTTAATAGCTTTGGAACGTGTTCTCCGAGCTGATGAACCTACCACTGCTGTAATACACAATGGATTGTTACCTATGACTCTTAGATTACTCGAAGATGCTTGCACCAAATCAATCGGCAGTGATCTTTCACCGGACGAAGGCTCTTTACTTCAAGAATTTATCTTTGCAACCATGTACGGTATCATAACTTTTCTCTATTGCCTGTTACATCAGCGAAGTGCAAATGTTGATAATCTATCAGATTTTTTTGAACTTTTTCGATTGTTTGCCGAAAGTCAAGACGGTAAACTCATCGAGAAAACCATCTTGGCGATCGTTAGTTTACCGAGTGCTGATCCAACAAGATCTGTCATACGTgcaaaaaaaatcattgatatgATCGGTGCCCTAACGAGTGGCCTAAAAAGGGTTCGACGAAATATCGCACACATGAGCCTATGTCACAGAAACAAACACAAATTTTGTGTAGATAACATTCAATCGCATCATCATTCCGATGTTCTTGGATTACCTTACACTGAATCAATCGTTGGTGTCTCGATCCTCGAACAAGCTTGTTGTGTGTCCTCACTTTTCATGACTCTAACTAATCTTTTGAAGGAATCTTATGCCTGTGTACCAGAGTTACGAATCAGATTATTAAAAGTGACGACGGCTGCTGGTacttgttgttgtttttcacCAAAAATCCTTCTCTCGAGTATTGTCACTTTCCTGAAGAAACGTGATTACTCAACTTACAATCCAGCCGTTATTCTTCTCGAACGAACTCTCTTCAAAGAACTCGGTGCTTATCCGGTGATTAATAATTGTGAAACTTGCAACAGGCCACCTAATTATTCTTGGGAATTTTTGGAAATGTATAAGGAATTGCTAACACCTGATGATCCAAAGCTATCGTATATCGTAATTGCACACTTGCTGAAAGTAACGCCAACTTCAAAATTTCAAGTTAGGCAGGAACTTCTCGTTCGTGTTTTTTATCCAACATTTTTGAAAGCCAaaacttattataataatgataaggaaTGCGTCGCTGctaaatttcttattctttcttgcCTGTCTTTAATGTCAAATCTGATAGGAAATATGCAAATGTGGGAAAAATTTATAGAGATGGATGGATTAAAAGAAGTATTGGTTTTATTACCGGATATAACGTTTACTAGAAGTGTTTATATTCTTCTAGAAGTGGCGGTGATCATGGAAATTTGGAATTCGAATTGCCATGAAGCTGATACTCTCGGAGAAACCGAAGAGATAGCATTGAAATCTTTGTTTAAATTTCTCGAAAATGAGACAAGCGATTTGTTGAACATATTAGAGGAACTTGAAAAAAACCAATTAAAGGAAAGTCCAGAAATATCATGGGAAAATGAAAATGCTTATGGACCTACAAAAGTAAATGTGGAAagtgaagaaatagaaataattgtacAATCGGAAAACTCTTCTCTTGAAGTTCTTGAAATGGATAATCAATCTTgcataaatgaaaatgttcaatcaaaattaaaaaataattcaaaaacgATGATTATATTAGAAACATCGGACATAATAACCACtggtaaagaaattaatttacagAAAGCAAGTGCAGTATGGAGAGCCACAGCTGGAGTCGCATTATGCAGTCCTAATTTTCGTCTAGAACTATCTTCACATCCAATAGCTAATGAagctttaaaattatttagatcATTAGCTATTAATGTTGCTACTGATAACATACATG ATACTAATAAATCAGCGTATAAGTTGTTTGAAGCATTAATTACTTGCTGTTTAACATGCTCGTTgt GTGGCTGTGACGTAGCGATGGAATTGAGAAAAGTATTAATGCAAACGGGAGTTAGACTTGGTCATGGAATAGCAACCATTATTGAAGCTTTGCTTAAAGTTTCCATGTTAAAACCTGCTCATGAACAAACTATTCCACAACAGCCTCGTGCTAGA TTACCTACTATGAATTTGGATACTATGCCAGATTGTGGTGCTGAAGATAGTAGCACCGGAGAATATGTAACTGCTGATGATGGTTATGAAGCAGATATTGAAATACCAGGAAAAAGTTGTCATTCtaatgtaacaaaaaaaagtggCTCTATAGGACCAGTTGTTGAACCACGAGGTCATGCAAATGCACATCCAGCTTTATGCACATTAGCAATAGATTTGCTTATTCATTTCAGTAAGCA agACTTAGATGCTGAAAGAAGATCCATAGTGACTAATGGATTAAGAAAATTAGCAATTACGTGCAGAGAAAGCGTTTCAAGTTGCGCTGCTCTTGCGGGATCTGGTGTAATTACAAAAATGTTAAATGGATTCAAGGACATATTCACTAGCAATGATCCTCAGTATCAAG ATTTGCAACATGCTGCATTAGAAGTATTCACCCTTCTTGCAACACAAGCAATTTCATCCACGGAATTAGAcacatatttatcttttttcaaagtTAAAAAACCTCCAAtgtctttattattagaaCCATTGTATCATCTGGTTATAACAGCTCGACCCCAACCGAATTTTATCCTATCGTTTCCCGTCGAATGTGATACACAAAAGATACTGAAATCTCAAccagatgaaaataaatctcttGAAAAAGCTGAGAatttagtaaataattttaaaaagaaacatttaagTATGGGAATTTGTAGCCCCTGGTCTGTACATGCAACATGTTTGCCAGTTGGTCCTGAACTTACATGGTCAGTATGGTTGCTTGGTTGTTCTGCTTCCATGTGGTTACGAGTGGAAAGAggatttccttttaataatagAGGAACGATTATGAGCACAGCACCATTACTTAATACCAATAGCGAAAGCCTGTCTGATTGGGGTATCCTTTCAGATAATTGGAGTAGAGAAG GCCGAAAAACATTTGATCTTTTCTTGGGAACACCAGCAGTAGCAGGTTCATCATCACCACCCACACCAGCTAGCATTATACATTTGATGTCAATTGGAATGGAATATTTGGTATTAGAAATATGGCTCGATTTTAGATCAg ataaGTTAATTTTGCGATTAACTCGGCCAGACGATAAAACAAATCGAACCGTTTCTGAGACTTCCATAAGTGGGATCCTTCCTTCAGGACGTTGGCATCACTTAGctataaatttcaaagataCAATTTTGAATAAACGTAGTGCCGTCATAGATGTTGTTATTTGGATAGATGGttggaaagaaattaatgccCAATTACCCTTTGATGGCATTTTAGTAAGAAAACCAGGCACTACATGTATTTTACTCGGTCAGATCGGATCAACCAGTATTGGTGCTTGGTATCTCGGGAATTTAATAGTTTTtag ATATCCAATTTTTACCAAAGAAAGAGCTTTATATCTTGCCAGTCTCGGACCAAATTTTACGAATCTTGCggattgtattttaaatatggcAAAGCCTGATTTTGCACCTTTAATCACATCCGGAGCATTGAACGATGTTCGTGAAGTAAAATTTG aaGGAGGTAAATTTGATACGAGTAGACGAAAATCTTATGGTGGTACCTATTTAAGACGTGCAGTTGAAACAaaagtattagaaaataaaattgattggGAATCAGTCATGGATGCTACCAACTCACAATTAGGAGAGTTGCAAGATGCTTTGCTTTTAAGTTATGAAGCTCAAAATCCTAACATCGTTCATTTGTATCCTCAAGCTATAGCTAATCctg caGTTGTAAGAAACTTGTTTCCTGGTCACCCTGGATTTAGAGTCGTATCTGCTCCTGAACATAGAGTATCTCAACAGCCACCATTATCAATAGCACCTATTTTGACAACTTCTTTAGAATGCCAACAATATAGAGGTCTTATACCCGCAGCAAGTTTAATGGGTGGTGTTccaatatttctatttctttttgcaaGA GTAGTAGAGTTGAATTCTACCGAAGAGGAGCAAGCATTAGCATTTTCAATAGTCCTACATTTAACACGAAGCGATTcagaattattaaatcaatatcgTGCCGAAGGCGGTACATCATTACTTTTACGAGTTTTAGAATCACCACACTGCCACGCAGGTAGACATATGTTAAAAGCAATGTTAGATGCAGCTTGTGATAGTTCAATACTGATCAAAGATATCGGTAGCGGTAATCCTTCCATTTCACAAAATTGTGAAGCTGTGATTACTGATCCTGAACTTGTGAAAGGTGCTTTAACTGCTTGGAGAACATGGGCAAAATCTGACACATTAAATTTACTGTTACAAGCAATATTACTTTTGTTAAGGGATCAACATTCTCAGCGTGAATTCAATGCCTTTCAATTAAATAGAGTTGGAATCGTAGATACTATATTAATGCTGTGCAAG gaaCATTTCATGTATGAAGATTTAGGTGCAATATTAGAACCTTCCATAGGAAGTGTAGTGGTAGAATTAATCCGAGCACTAATGGGAGCTCCACCAGAATTTGAACACTTAGTTGCTATCACTGATTACTTAGTTCTTGTTCATCAAGCTTCAGAGACTTATATAACACATTctaaacataatatttattttttgttacctCCTTTGACTGAAGGAAAAGTtaatatacgaaaatatttaacagtAACAAGTAGTTCTTCCGAAGAATCTATAGGAATATTGGAGAATAGCAAGTTGAACAAAGCTTTAACAAATGTACag atacaaaaaagtaaaacaattaaaaggaaagaacgtaGAAATGATCAATCTAAAGATACTAGTGCTGGAGAAGACTCTGGAATTGCAGCTAGCGATGGCTCAAATTTACAAACtaac gaAAAACAATCGACATAcatagatgaaagaaaagcTTGTCAAGGTCTAGTCTGTGaaggtttattattattgttaagaGATGCTATAAGAGTATTACCTGATAGTCAAGTTGGCCCTGTATTGAAACATGTCTTACGTGCAGAGGTTTTGTTAGTCCTAGCCAATAATCCTGACGCAAGAGTTCGTACAGCATTAATAAAGGTTATACAAACGTACCTCCAACGAGCTAGCGATGAAGAAGTGAATAAGTTTATaaagcaaaaatattttttgcatttaGCAAACCAAATATCACTTTATCCAGGAAGTGAGTCTCTCATTAATGCTTTAGAAAATCTTGCTTTAAGAGGACCAACATTAGCAGCAATGCCACCATTAATGGCAATGATCGCAAAAACTGCTGCTATAGAATCGAATATAGCACATcctataatatcatttataacagATATTATAGCAAAG aATTCAAATGCTTTAAGAATGATCTTAGAGCAAGGCCTTATAGAATGCTTGGTGCAAGCCTTAGTTGCTACAGCACATAGAGGTAACTCAACATCATTGAACCATGACATCCATGTATTACTTGTGGCAATTGCTACTAAGTTATTAGAATCTTCAGGAAATCATCAAATGCAAGCTGTATTAGAATTACATcttatattaaatcatatgGAACTTAAGGAAATGTCTGAATGTAACAAATGCACTATGTGTATACCTGTTATCAGAGATGCACAAGTTGCATTATTTGATGGTGAACTCGATGCATTAACAGCAAAAATCTCAACACATTCTGGATTTAGATTACGTAGTACAGCTTCTTATCTTGCTTCGGCATCTTATTTAACAACag ttcTTACTACATCGAGCGAACAGAGCGATCATGGTTCTCGATCGTCCAGTTATGGAAGTTTACATGGAACTTCTATTTCTGTCGTAAGAGAAACAGGAAAGGGAGAATTGTACGATCGTTTCCGTATGGTTTTGACTCGAGCTGTTGAATTTGTAACTGCTGCCGATGAGTCACCATCAGGGAATGAATTACAATTAACTAGAAGattattttcgattcttttaCATGGATCATGCGATccattagaaagaaaaaatcattggAGTAGTGCATGGTTTACTAAACCtgctttaagaaaatatacagCAAAACTTATGGTATGGTTACTTGGACCACATCAAAGTAATAATACTAGAATTTATGCAGTAAGATCTTTAATGGAAGAACCAAAGGCTCATGAAATTTTGCTATCACTTCTTGAGGTCCATCCGCAG gtAGAACAAAGATTCACTGTTTTCTTTTGGGATTTATTACAAAGAGATGAAATGTCGAGTGCGGATGCTAGAATGTGTGCTGAATTTAGAGAAGCTCTTCGTATATGGGATCTTGCAAAAAGTATTGAACAAGCATCTCCAGGAATATGGAATGAAGAATTAGCTTTATTACGACGTGAATTAATGAGGGACAGAGATATATGGATTGATGCAAATCTTCCAGCAATATATAG AATCAGTAATAGATTTGATGGATTAGCTAAACAGTTAACTGACAGTGCGATGACTATAACTCGTACTGTAGTAGAAGAGCAAAATCGAGAACGCAAAGTATTAATGGAACGATTAAAACACGCAAGAGCCATGGAAGCTCAGTCGGTCGAAAAATGGAGAGATTTGGCTAAACGACTAACGCATGAAAGAGCACTGTGGCATTTTCCAGAAAGTTATCCATGTAGTTGGGAATTAGATCCAACAGAAGGACCTGCCAGAGTTCGAATTCGTTTACAAAGATGTCATTTGGATATcgatgaaagattttttttggCAGAACATAAAGACAAATTAG gaGTATCTAAAATCGAAGCACCTttgtcatatttattttcaatgagcCGGCAAGATATTAATGCGTCAACTTTAATCGAGCGTTTACATACCAGTGAAAGAATACGTAAAATGTCTCAAGCCAAAGTTGTTACTCCAAGAGCAGAATTAGCAGGCGAAGTATTAATTGGAGAAACGTGTCTCTATTTCGTTCCTGATAATCCTGACGTACCATTGCATACAGAT atagCCTTAGGAGGTTTGGATTTAGCCATGGCTGGTGGTACAGCCTGGCGATTAGAAGATATTCGTGAATTACATAAAAGAAGATACCAATTACAAGAAAGagctattgaaatatttcttatcacTGGGAGAACCTATTTATTAGCATTTAATTCTTCCaag GAAAGAGATGAATTTGCAACAGAATTATCTACTTGTAATTTACCAAGACGTATTCCTGGTGATGATTTAGGAGAAGCAATTGCATTATGGAGAAGTGGCGCATTAACAAATTGGGAATATATAACTTGTTTAAATAAACTTGCTGGACGTTCTTACAATGATCTCATGCAATATCCTGTATTTCCGTTCGTGTTATcagattatattaatgataaaattgatcTAAATAATCCAAAAATTTATCG AAATTTTAAACGACCTATGGCTGtgcaagataaaaagaatgaacaacattatataaataattataat TATCTAAAACAAGCTCTTTCGGAAGGCTTAAATTTAATTGCTTTGAATCAAGAGCCATTCCATTATGGATCTCATTATAGTAACTCAGGCACAGTTTTACACTTTTTAGTAAGACTACCGCCCTTTACTAGCATGTTTTTATGTTATCAag ATGATAACTTTGATATTCCTGATAGAACATTTCATGCGTTGGCAACTACATGGAGATTAACTAGTTGCGATTCAACCACTGATGTTAAAGAATTAATACcagaatttttctatctaccagaatttttattaaacttcgAAG gaTTCAATTTTGGTGTACGACAAAATGGTAACAGAGTCGGCGATGTCGAATTACCTAAATGGTGTGGTGGCGATGCTCGGTTATTCATATTAGTACATAGAGCTGCACTCGAAGCAGACTTAGTAAGAGAAGTTTTACCGTACTGGATTGATCTCGTGTTTGGTTTTAGACAAACAGGACGACCAGCAGTCGAAGCAATTAACGTTTTTCATCCAGCG ACATATTATGGATTTAATGTAGAACAAATAGCCGATCCTTTAGAACGTCAAGCATGGGAAACAATGGTTAGGACATATGGACAAACACCAGCACAGTTATTTAGAAATTCACATCCATTACCCATTCAAAATCTTGGTACAGTAGTGGCTTCTACCTTGATACCACAAGTTATCGAAGGTGTTGAag GTATAAAATGGGGAAATTATGTAGGAGCACCAGGAAATGAGCCTGTACTTTGCTGGAAACATAAACACAgaactttattatcttatcttattcCTTTAGCAACAGGCGATGTTTTTGGATTACCTAATTGTACAACTCTTCTGATAGGATATGCTAAAGAAAAAG gTACTAGTATGTTTAGTGGAATGTCTGTTCTTGGTGCTGCATTAGCATCATGGGGTGGAAATGATGGAATAGCAAGactgaaatgtaaaaaagaacaacCTCCTAAACCATTAACGAAATCTTCTGGTCTCGATCCT ATCACAATCTTAGCATCTGCTCCCGATTGTGGCCAATTGTGGACTGGTTATTTATCTGGTAAAATAACAgtacacacatataatatTGGAACTAGCGGAAAAATAGAATTTAGCTCGATTCCAGCCTCTGTACTTTTAGCTCATAGAAATAGAGTAACTGCAATTTCGTTGTCAAGGGTATTTAGTATTGCAGTTTCTGGAGATGGAAATggtgttattgttatttggGATTTAAATAG TTTATCATATATAAGATCAATTGTCTGTGATTACAAATATTCCATCCATCTATTATCCATTAGTGAAACGCTTGGAGATATAGCAAtaacatatgaaatatttaataaggcTGACAAAAAGGACTTGGCAGTTCGATCTGAATTACGAGTTTATACTATAAATGCTAGAAGCGTAGGTTCTGTTTTATCTAAATCTCGAATAACAGCTCTATGTTATAGTAATGCACCTGAAGGAGTTTCTGTTAACGTCGTTGCAACTGGATTGGATAATGGAGTAATAAG ATTATGGAGTAGTTGGGACTTACGATTAGTTcgagaaattataaatactgCGAAAGGATGTGGAGCTATAATTGCCATAGCTTGGGCTTTGGACCAGCATCATTTATATGCAGCTACAGAAGATTGTACAGTTTTGATATGGGAAGGTTCAAAACGCTTGAGCAATGGAACTCcgaaatttgtaaatttaacaTCACTttga